The Fibrobacter sp. genome segment CCTGGAAATACATCTGCAAAAAATCTTGACACAATCACCGATAATTCAGGATCTGTTCTCCTGACTAACCTGGATTCGGGCAGCTACTCAATTGAGATAAACGACAGGCAAGGTTATGCAGCACTGGTTTCATTTCAGGTAGATTCAGGTGATACGGATTCTTTAGGTTCTGTACTGAAAAGGACCAGTACAATTTCCGGAACTGTCAACTCCACCATGGAAGTCTCATCAGCGATTGCCGAGATCTATGGACTGGAAAGAGTTACAGCAATCGATCCTCTTACCGGAGAATTTACAATTGAAGACGTTCCAGAGGGGACATATTCAATCCGGTTTTCTTCAGAAGACGATCCGGAGATTAAAACAGAGGTCTATGGTGTTACTGTAACGGCGTCATCTTCACCTGAACCCTTGATAGTCGGGCTCTCCTGGCCTCTTGTCCAGAATATATTTCTTAACACTGGAAGCGATGGGGCTGCAGTTTCAGAGACAATTCTCGATTTCCCGGTACTTATAAGACTCAGCTCATCTGATTTTGATTTCAGCACAACCACAGATGCCGGTCCCCGGATTCGTTTTACAAACAGCCATGGAGATACGCTTCCCTGTCAGATTGAATTATGGGATTCTCTTTCCGGTAAAGCAGTGATATGGGTCAGGGTCGATACTGTCCGCGGTGATGGCTTGACAGTGATAAGGATGCTTTCAGGGAAAAACGATGCATCGATGAAATCGGATGGAGCTGATGTATTTACCACAGGAAATGGTTTTCAGGCAGTGTGGCATCTTGAAGGTGATGGGAGTAGAGAGGTTCTCGATGCAACAGAGAATTCTTTTCACGGAACACCTGCAGGCTCTAAACTGACCAGCAGGGATTGCATTATCGGTAAAGGACTTGAATTCAGTGATTCGGGATATATCGAGATTCCAAATTCCGCTGATGGAGCACTGAGTTATCCCCAGGATGGAGCATTCACTCTTTCTGCGTGGGTCAATACAGAGAATCTTGACACCTTTTATCAGGATATAATATCAAAAGGCAATTTCCAGTACGGGCTCCAGATAAACAGATACTACCTCTGGAATTTTTATGTGTACAAATCGATGGAGGGATGGGTCTGTACCGATGCTCCTGCCGAGTCCGGATCATGGCATTTCCTGGCAGCAGTCAGCTCCGGAAACGCCTATTATCTGTACGTAAATGGCACTCTGGCCGATTCTGTAACTGTCATCAAGGCAGATTCAATCAAAGCAGACTATTCCCACAACGTGATGCTTGGAAGGAGATCGGATATCGATGACAGGTATTTCAGGGGAAAACTCGATGAGATCCGCATCTCAAACAGAGCCAGAAGTCCTGCGTGGATAAGGCTCTGCTACGAGAACCAGCGGCCGGATCAGAAATTTGTAATAATCAGAAGATAAAGTGCAGATAACTCAGGTACAGATCTGAATCATAATTGTAAAGCCTGTACCTTTACCGTGATTATCCTGACTAAGAAATGATATTTTTAATCGGTATTTATCAACCCGCATTTCCCTGGGTATCAATATCGATTTCCCTACCAGAAATCATCAGTGAAGTTTTTCAGGGCTGGATTCCAGCTTTCACATGAACTACGGACAGGGTGAGGGTGTGTTTGTTAAGAGCACTTTCTCCCAGGTCATCATACCGCCCGAAACAAACATCCGGGGCCTTTGAAGAGCATAATGTAAGCCCCGGGAAACCTACCTGTCTACAGCAACCATCACCTTCTGTATCTGTGTCCCTGTGCCATCATGGAAC includes the following:
- a CDS encoding DUF2341 domain-containing protein is translated as PGNTSAKNLDTITDNSGSVLLTNLDSGSYSIEINDRQGYAALVSFQVDSGDTDSLGSVLKRTSTISGTVNSTMEVSSAIAEIYGLERVTAIDPLTGEFTIEDVPEGTYSIRFSSEDDPEIKTEVYGVTVTASSSPEPLIVGLSWPLVQNIFLNTGSDGAAVSETILDFPVLIRLSSSDFDFSTTTDAGPRIRFTNSHGDTLPCQIELWDSLSGKAVIWVRVDTVRGDGLTVIRMLSGKNDASMKSDGADVFTTGNGFQAVWHLEGDGSREVLDATENSFHGTPAGSKLTSRDCIIGKGLEFSDSGYIEIPNSADGALSYPQDGAFTLSAWVNTENLDTFYQDIISKGNFQYGLQINRYYLWNFYVYKSMEGWVCTDAPAESGSWHFLAAVSSGNAYYLYVNGTLADSVTVIKADSIKADYSHNVMLGRRSDIDDRYFRGKLDEIRISNRARSPAWIRLCYENQRPDQKFVIIRR